A window of Fundulus heteroclitus isolate FHET01 chromosome 15, MU-UCD_Fhet_4.1, whole genome shotgun sequence contains these coding sequences:
- the tab2 gene encoding TGF-beta-activated kinase 1 and MAP3K7-binding protein 2 isoform X3, giving the protein MAQGSQQINIQVLHDLRQKFPEVPEGVVSQCVLECNNNLDACCKYLSQVSPGYLYSDDANLSFSEDPSYARLQKHMTQLNLGFQSQNVHVAPVQDGLRMNGSRTLAHSMSDGPLQTGQAPNSDYFQHEPQSAPVQVPSTLNVFNVMEPSRKPRPPQNLALYALGPKGPSVGPQQTPRFNPITVTLAPNLPTGRNTPTSLHIHSGPQSGPGSPQGIFIRPYVSQPNTTRQSHPPGGRAQYSPTSQPQQQIYQISHPSPIPSSRSVPQHSSSHTSRTSHVYMPISSPTNPQAPAIPSSGGMASSSSVPSCPPSSSSSSSVMPSSLSAVSQYNIQNISTGPRKNQIEIKLESPQRSNSTTAVLRTGSVPWSSSSACPTSSSSSSGVATVSSTPLSIGGPGSSRNQPTVYISASPPTAATTPSEETVVAPPGSRSQPKFYISASDESGPRNPPTVYISANPQIQGPSGARNMGGQVSMGPAYIHHHPPKTRPSVGGGGTASSPRVVVTQPNTKYTFKITVSPNKPPAVSPGVVSPTFEPNKILSLPSDHHFVETEPLHLSDPLSPHRERPSEARRLSMGSDDAAYTQALLVHQKARMERLWHELEMKKKKLEKLKEEVNDMENDLTNRRLERSNSASQIPSIDEMKNLRCKNRSLQIDIDLLSKEIDYLQTNGPHLNPSESHNFYENMGFLGPVPPKPKGTSSVGIGIIFEQRASWSPKKPADRSGRKL; this is encoded by the exons ATGGCCCAGGGAAGCCAGCAGATTAACATTCAGGTTTTGCACGACCTGCGCCAGAAGTTCCCTGAAGTCCCAGAAGGTGTCGTCTCTCAGTGTGTTTTGGAG TGCAACAACAATTTAGACGCCTGTTGTAAATACTTGTCCCAGGTCAGTCCCGGATACCTTTACAGTGACGACGCCAATCTGAGCTTTTCTGAAGACCCCAGCTACGCCCGGCTCCAGAAGCACATGACCCAGCTGAACCTGGGCTTTCAGTCTCAGAATGTGCATGTGGCCCCAGTTCAGGACGGCCTGAGAATGAATGGCAGCCGGACTCTGGCCCACAGCATGAGTGACGGGCCCCTCCAGACAGGCCAGGCCCCCAACAGTGACTATTTTCAGCACGAGCCCCAGTCAGCCCCAGTGCAGGTACCCTCCACTCTTAATGTTTTTAACGTGATGGAGCCGTCACGTAAACCGCGGCCTCCACAGAACCTTGCACTCTACGCTCTAGGACCGAAAGGACCAAGCGTGGGGCCGCAGCAGACCCCACGCTTCAACCCCATCACAGTGACACTAGCCCCGAATCTGCCCACAGGCCGCAACACCCCCACTTCTTTGCACATACATAGTGGGCCACAGTCAGGCCCGGGTAGTCCACAGGGCATCTTTATCCGGCCGTACGTTAGTCAGCCCAACACCACCCGGCAGAGCCATCCGCCAGGTGGGAGGGCCCAGTACAGCCCCACTTCTCAGCCCCAACAGCAGATCTATCAGATCTCCCATCCCTCCCCCATCCCTAGCTCGCGGTCTGTCCCCCAGCACTCCTCCTCACATACCTCAAGGACCTCTCACGTCTACATGCCTATTAGTTCCCCCACTAATCCCCAGGCGCCTGCTATTCCATCCAGTGGAGGCATGGCGTCTTCGTCTAGTGTCCCCTCCTGCCCCccttcgtcctcctcctcctcctccgtcatGCCCTCCTCCCTGTCGGCCGTCAGCCAGTACAACATCCAGAACATCTCCACTGGCCCTCGAAAGAATCAGATCGAGATCAAACTTGAATCTCCTCAAAGGAGCAATTCCACCACAGCTGTGCTGAGAACAGGCAGCGTGCCCTGGTCATCCTCCTCGGCCTGTCCTACTTCGTCTTCCTCTTCATCCGGAGTGGCTACTGTCTCCAGCACCCCTCTGTCCATCGGAGGGCCGGGCTCGAGCCGCAACCAGCCGACTGTTTACATCTCTGCCAGCCCacctactgctgctactacCCCCTCTGAGGAGACGGTCGTGGCCCCACCAGGTTCCCGCTCCCAGCCCaagttttacatttctgccagtGATGAGAGTGGACCCAGAAACCCTCCTACAGTCTACATCTCAGCTAACCCTCAAATCCAGGGGCCTTCGGGAGCTAGGAACATGGGGGGGCAAGTGAGCATGGGCCCCGCCTACATTCACCACCACCCACCTAAGACTCGTCCCTCTGTGGGGGGTGGAGGCACCGCTTCTTCACCACGCGTGGTAGTGACTCAGCCCAACAccaaatatacatttaaaatcacTGTCTCCCCTAATAAACCCCCAGCCGTGTCCCCTGGAGTCGTGTCCCCAACCTTTGAGCCCAACAAGATCCTCAGCCTGCCTTCAGACCACCACTTTGTGGAGACAGAGCCCCTGCATCTGTCCGACCCGCTGTCCCCGCACAGGGAGCGGCCGAGTGAGGCGCGCAGACTCAGCATGGGTTCTGATGATGCAGCGTACACACAAG CGTTGTTGGTTCATCAGAAAGCTCGAATGGAGAGGCTGTGGCATGAGTTGgaaatgaagaagaagaagctggagaAGCTAAAAGAGGAAGTGAATGACATGGAGAATGATCTGACCAATAGAAGGCTGGAGAGATCCAACTCTGCCTCCCAAATTCCTTCT ATTGATGAAATGAAGAATCTGCGATGCAAAAACCGGTCACTGCAGATTGACATCGATCTCCTCAGCAAAGAAATTGATTACCTTCAAACAAATG GACCACACTTAAACCCCAGTGAAAGCCATAATTTTTATGAAAACATGGGATTCCTTGGTCCTGTCCCACCCAAACCCAAAGGTACTTCATCCGTTG GAATCGGCATAATATTTGAACAAAGAGCATCCTGGAGCCCAAAGAagccagcagacaggtcagggaggaagctGTAG
- the tab2 gene encoding TGF-beta-activated kinase 1 and MAP3K7-binding protein 2 isoform X1, translated as MAQGSQQINIQVLHDLRQKFPEVPEGVVSQCVLECNNNLDACCKYLSQVSPGYLYSDDANLSFSEDPSYARLQKHMTQLNLGFQSQNVHVAPVQDGLRMNGSRTLAHSMSDGPLQTGQAPNSDYFQHEPQSAPVQVPSTLNVFNVMEPSRKPRPPQNLALYALGPKGPSVGPQQTPRFNPITVTLAPNLPTGRNTPTSLHIHSGPQSGPGSPQGIFIRPYVSQPNTTRQSHPPGGRAQYSPTSQPQQQIYQISHPSPIPSSRSVPQHSSSHTSRTSHVYMPISSPTNPQAPAIPSSGGMASSSSVPSCPPSSSSSSSVMPSSLSAVSQYNIQNISTGPRKNQIEIKLESPQRSNSTTAVLRTGSVPWSSSSACPTSSSSSSGVATVSSTPLSIGGPGSSRNQPTVYISASPPTAATTPSEETVVAPPGSRSQPKFYISASDESGPRNPPTVYISANPQIQGPSGARNMGGQVSMGPAYIHHHPPKTRPSVGGGGTASSPRVVVTQPNTKYTFKITVSPNKPPAVSPGVVSPTFEPNKILSLPSDHHFVETEPLHLSDPLSPHRERPSEARRLSMGSDDAAYTQALLVHQKARMERLWHELEMKKKKLEKLKEEVNDMENDLTNRRLERSNSASQIPSIDEMKNLRCKNRSLQIDIDLLSKEIDYLQTNGPHLNPSESHNFYENMGFLGPVPPKPKGTSSVGSKIVKPTPEQEEDEGPRWNCTACTFLNHPALNRCEQCEFPRHF; from the exons ATGGCCCAGGGAAGCCAGCAGATTAACATTCAGGTTTTGCACGACCTGCGCCAGAAGTTCCCTGAAGTCCCAGAAGGTGTCGTCTCTCAGTGTGTTTTGGAG TGCAACAACAATTTAGACGCCTGTTGTAAATACTTGTCCCAGGTCAGTCCCGGATACCTTTACAGTGACGACGCCAATCTGAGCTTTTCTGAAGACCCCAGCTACGCCCGGCTCCAGAAGCACATGACCCAGCTGAACCTGGGCTTTCAGTCTCAGAATGTGCATGTGGCCCCAGTTCAGGACGGCCTGAGAATGAATGGCAGCCGGACTCTGGCCCACAGCATGAGTGACGGGCCCCTCCAGACAGGCCAGGCCCCCAACAGTGACTATTTTCAGCACGAGCCCCAGTCAGCCCCAGTGCAGGTACCCTCCACTCTTAATGTTTTTAACGTGATGGAGCCGTCACGTAAACCGCGGCCTCCACAGAACCTTGCACTCTACGCTCTAGGACCGAAAGGACCAAGCGTGGGGCCGCAGCAGACCCCACGCTTCAACCCCATCACAGTGACACTAGCCCCGAATCTGCCCACAGGCCGCAACACCCCCACTTCTTTGCACATACATAGTGGGCCACAGTCAGGCCCGGGTAGTCCACAGGGCATCTTTATCCGGCCGTACGTTAGTCAGCCCAACACCACCCGGCAGAGCCATCCGCCAGGTGGGAGGGCCCAGTACAGCCCCACTTCTCAGCCCCAACAGCAGATCTATCAGATCTCCCATCCCTCCCCCATCCCTAGCTCGCGGTCTGTCCCCCAGCACTCCTCCTCACATACCTCAAGGACCTCTCACGTCTACATGCCTATTAGTTCCCCCACTAATCCCCAGGCGCCTGCTATTCCATCCAGTGGAGGCATGGCGTCTTCGTCTAGTGTCCCCTCCTGCCCCccttcgtcctcctcctcctcctccgtcatGCCCTCCTCCCTGTCGGCCGTCAGCCAGTACAACATCCAGAACATCTCCACTGGCCCTCGAAAGAATCAGATCGAGATCAAACTTGAATCTCCTCAAAGGAGCAATTCCACCACAGCTGTGCTGAGAACAGGCAGCGTGCCCTGGTCATCCTCCTCGGCCTGTCCTACTTCGTCTTCCTCTTCATCCGGAGTGGCTACTGTCTCCAGCACCCCTCTGTCCATCGGAGGGCCGGGCTCGAGCCGCAACCAGCCGACTGTTTACATCTCTGCCAGCCCacctactgctgctactacCCCCTCTGAGGAGACGGTCGTGGCCCCACCAGGTTCCCGCTCCCAGCCCaagttttacatttctgccagtGATGAGAGTGGACCCAGAAACCCTCCTACAGTCTACATCTCAGCTAACCCTCAAATCCAGGGGCCTTCGGGAGCTAGGAACATGGGGGGGCAAGTGAGCATGGGCCCCGCCTACATTCACCACCACCCACCTAAGACTCGTCCCTCTGTGGGGGGTGGAGGCACCGCTTCTTCACCACGCGTGGTAGTGACTCAGCCCAACAccaaatatacatttaaaatcacTGTCTCCCCTAATAAACCCCCAGCCGTGTCCCCTGGAGTCGTGTCCCCAACCTTTGAGCCCAACAAGATCCTCAGCCTGCCTTCAGACCACCACTTTGTGGAGACAGAGCCCCTGCATCTGTCCGACCCGCTGTCCCCGCACAGGGAGCGGCCGAGTGAGGCGCGCAGACTCAGCATGGGTTCTGATGATGCAGCGTACACACAAG CGTTGTTGGTTCATCAGAAAGCTCGAATGGAGAGGCTGTGGCATGAGTTGgaaatgaagaagaagaagctggagaAGCTAAAAGAGGAAGTGAATGACATGGAGAATGATCTGACCAATAGAAGGCTGGAGAGATCCAACTCTGCCTCCCAAATTCCTTCT ATTGATGAAATGAAGAATCTGCGATGCAAAAACCGGTCACTGCAGATTGACATCGATCTCCTCAGCAAAGAAATTGATTACCTTCAAACAAATG GACCACACTTAAACCCCAGTGAAAGCCATAATTTTTATGAAAACATGGGATTCCTTGGTCCTGTCCCACCCAAACCCAAAGGTACTTCATCCGTTG GAAGCAAGATTGTGAAGCCCACCccagagcaggaggaggatgagggcCCCCGTTGGAACTGCACAGCCTGCACCTTCCTCAACCACCCCGCCCTCAACCGCTGTGAACAGTGCGAATTCCCGCGGCACTTCTGA
- the tab2 gene encoding TGF-beta-activated kinase 1 and MAP3K7-binding protein 2 isoform X4, with amino-acid sequence MAQGSQQINIQVLHDLRQKFPEVPEGVVSQCVLECNNNLDACCKYLSQVSPGYLYSDDANLSFSEDPSYARLQKHMTQLNLGFQSQNVHVAPVQDGLRMNGSRTLAHSMSDGPLQTGQAPNSDYFQHEPQSAPVQVPSTLNVFNVMEPSRKPRPPQNLALYALGPKGPSVGPQQTPRFNPITVTLAPNLPTGRNTPTSLHIHSGPQSGPGSPQGIFIRPYVSQPNTTRQSHPPGGRAQYSPTSQPQQQIYQISHPSPIPSSRSVPQHSSSHTSRTSHVYMPISSPTNPQAPAIPSSGGMASSSSVPSCPPSSSSSSSVMPSSLSAVSQYNIQNISTGPRKNQIEIKLESPQRSNSTTAVLRTGSVPWSSSSACPTSSSSSSGVATVSSTPLSIGGPGSSRNQPTVYISASPPTAATTPSEETVVAPPGSRSQPKFYISASDESGPRNPPTVYISANPQIQGPSGARNMGGQVSMGPAYIHHHPPKTRPSVGGGGTASSPRVVVTQPNTKYTFKITVSPNKPPAVSPGVVSPTFEPNKILSLPSDHHFVETEPLHLSDPLSPHRERPSEARRLSMGSDDAAYTQALLVHQKARMERLWHELEMKKKKLEKLKEEVNDMENDLTNRRLERSNSASQIPSIDEMKNLRCKNRSLQIDIDLLSKEIDYLQTNGSKIVKPTPEQEEDEGPRWNCTACTFLNHPALNRCEQCEFPRHF; translated from the exons ATGGCCCAGGGAAGCCAGCAGATTAACATTCAGGTTTTGCACGACCTGCGCCAGAAGTTCCCTGAAGTCCCAGAAGGTGTCGTCTCTCAGTGTGTTTTGGAG TGCAACAACAATTTAGACGCCTGTTGTAAATACTTGTCCCAGGTCAGTCCCGGATACCTTTACAGTGACGACGCCAATCTGAGCTTTTCTGAAGACCCCAGCTACGCCCGGCTCCAGAAGCACATGACCCAGCTGAACCTGGGCTTTCAGTCTCAGAATGTGCATGTGGCCCCAGTTCAGGACGGCCTGAGAATGAATGGCAGCCGGACTCTGGCCCACAGCATGAGTGACGGGCCCCTCCAGACAGGCCAGGCCCCCAACAGTGACTATTTTCAGCACGAGCCCCAGTCAGCCCCAGTGCAGGTACCCTCCACTCTTAATGTTTTTAACGTGATGGAGCCGTCACGTAAACCGCGGCCTCCACAGAACCTTGCACTCTACGCTCTAGGACCGAAAGGACCAAGCGTGGGGCCGCAGCAGACCCCACGCTTCAACCCCATCACAGTGACACTAGCCCCGAATCTGCCCACAGGCCGCAACACCCCCACTTCTTTGCACATACATAGTGGGCCACAGTCAGGCCCGGGTAGTCCACAGGGCATCTTTATCCGGCCGTACGTTAGTCAGCCCAACACCACCCGGCAGAGCCATCCGCCAGGTGGGAGGGCCCAGTACAGCCCCACTTCTCAGCCCCAACAGCAGATCTATCAGATCTCCCATCCCTCCCCCATCCCTAGCTCGCGGTCTGTCCCCCAGCACTCCTCCTCACATACCTCAAGGACCTCTCACGTCTACATGCCTATTAGTTCCCCCACTAATCCCCAGGCGCCTGCTATTCCATCCAGTGGAGGCATGGCGTCTTCGTCTAGTGTCCCCTCCTGCCCCccttcgtcctcctcctcctcctccgtcatGCCCTCCTCCCTGTCGGCCGTCAGCCAGTACAACATCCAGAACATCTCCACTGGCCCTCGAAAGAATCAGATCGAGATCAAACTTGAATCTCCTCAAAGGAGCAATTCCACCACAGCTGTGCTGAGAACAGGCAGCGTGCCCTGGTCATCCTCCTCGGCCTGTCCTACTTCGTCTTCCTCTTCATCCGGAGTGGCTACTGTCTCCAGCACCCCTCTGTCCATCGGAGGGCCGGGCTCGAGCCGCAACCAGCCGACTGTTTACATCTCTGCCAGCCCacctactgctgctactacCCCCTCTGAGGAGACGGTCGTGGCCCCACCAGGTTCCCGCTCCCAGCCCaagttttacatttctgccagtGATGAGAGTGGACCCAGAAACCCTCCTACAGTCTACATCTCAGCTAACCCTCAAATCCAGGGGCCTTCGGGAGCTAGGAACATGGGGGGGCAAGTGAGCATGGGCCCCGCCTACATTCACCACCACCCACCTAAGACTCGTCCCTCTGTGGGGGGTGGAGGCACCGCTTCTTCACCACGCGTGGTAGTGACTCAGCCCAACAccaaatatacatttaaaatcacTGTCTCCCCTAATAAACCCCCAGCCGTGTCCCCTGGAGTCGTGTCCCCAACCTTTGAGCCCAACAAGATCCTCAGCCTGCCTTCAGACCACCACTTTGTGGAGACAGAGCCCCTGCATCTGTCCGACCCGCTGTCCCCGCACAGGGAGCGGCCGAGTGAGGCGCGCAGACTCAGCATGGGTTCTGATGATGCAGCGTACACACAAG CGTTGTTGGTTCATCAGAAAGCTCGAATGGAGAGGCTGTGGCATGAGTTGgaaatgaagaagaagaagctggagaAGCTAAAAGAGGAAGTGAATGACATGGAGAATGATCTGACCAATAGAAGGCTGGAGAGATCCAACTCTGCCTCCCAAATTCCTTCT ATTGATGAAATGAAGAATCTGCGATGCAAAAACCGGTCACTGCAGATTGACATCGATCTCCTCAGCAAAGAAATTGATTACCTTCAAACAAATG GAAGCAAGATTGTGAAGCCCACCccagagcaggaggaggatgagggcCCCCGTTGGAACTGCACAGCCTGCACCTTCCTCAACCACCCCGCCCTCAACCGCTGTGAACAGTGCGAATTCCCGCGGCACTTCTGA
- the tab2 gene encoding TGF-beta-activated kinase 1 and MAP3K7-binding protein 2 isoform X2, with protein MAQGSQQINIQVLHDLRQKFPEVPEGVVSQCVLECNNNLDACCKYLSQVSPGYLYSDDANLSFSEDPSYARLQKHMTQLNLGFQSQNVHVAPVQDGLRMNGSRTLAHSMSDGPLQTGQAPNSDYFQHEPQSAPVQVPSTLNVFNVMEPSRKPRPPQNLALYALGPKGPSVGPQQTPRFNPITVTLAPNLPTGRNTPTSLHIHSGPQSGPGSPQGIFIRPYVSQPNTTRQSHPPGGRAQYSPTSQPQQQIYQISHPSPIPSSRSVPQHSSSHTSRTSHVYMPISSPTNPQAPAIPSSGGMASSSSVPSCPPSSSSSSSVMPSSLSAVSQYNIQNISTGPRKNQIEIKLESPQRSNSTTAVLRTGSVPWSSSSACPTSSSSSSGVATVSSTPLSIGGPGSSRNQPTVYISASPPTAATTPSEETVVAPPGSRSQPKFYISASDESGPRNPPTVYISANPQIQGPSGARNMGGQVSMGPAYIHHHPPKTRPSVGGGGTASSPRVVVTQPNTKYTFKITVSPNKPPAVSPGVVSPTFEPNKILSLPSDHHFVETEPLHLSDPLSPHRERPSEARRLSMGSDDAAYTQALLVHQKARMERLWHELEMKKKKLEKLKEEVNDMENDLTNRRLERSNSASQIPSIDEMKNLRCKNRSLQIDIDLLSKEIDYLQTNGPHLNPSESHNFYENMGFLGPVPPKPKGSKIVKPTPEQEEDEGPRWNCTACTFLNHPALNRCEQCEFPRHF; from the exons ATGGCCCAGGGAAGCCAGCAGATTAACATTCAGGTTTTGCACGACCTGCGCCAGAAGTTCCCTGAAGTCCCAGAAGGTGTCGTCTCTCAGTGTGTTTTGGAG TGCAACAACAATTTAGACGCCTGTTGTAAATACTTGTCCCAGGTCAGTCCCGGATACCTTTACAGTGACGACGCCAATCTGAGCTTTTCTGAAGACCCCAGCTACGCCCGGCTCCAGAAGCACATGACCCAGCTGAACCTGGGCTTTCAGTCTCAGAATGTGCATGTGGCCCCAGTTCAGGACGGCCTGAGAATGAATGGCAGCCGGACTCTGGCCCACAGCATGAGTGACGGGCCCCTCCAGACAGGCCAGGCCCCCAACAGTGACTATTTTCAGCACGAGCCCCAGTCAGCCCCAGTGCAGGTACCCTCCACTCTTAATGTTTTTAACGTGATGGAGCCGTCACGTAAACCGCGGCCTCCACAGAACCTTGCACTCTACGCTCTAGGACCGAAAGGACCAAGCGTGGGGCCGCAGCAGACCCCACGCTTCAACCCCATCACAGTGACACTAGCCCCGAATCTGCCCACAGGCCGCAACACCCCCACTTCTTTGCACATACATAGTGGGCCACAGTCAGGCCCGGGTAGTCCACAGGGCATCTTTATCCGGCCGTACGTTAGTCAGCCCAACACCACCCGGCAGAGCCATCCGCCAGGTGGGAGGGCCCAGTACAGCCCCACTTCTCAGCCCCAACAGCAGATCTATCAGATCTCCCATCCCTCCCCCATCCCTAGCTCGCGGTCTGTCCCCCAGCACTCCTCCTCACATACCTCAAGGACCTCTCACGTCTACATGCCTATTAGTTCCCCCACTAATCCCCAGGCGCCTGCTATTCCATCCAGTGGAGGCATGGCGTCTTCGTCTAGTGTCCCCTCCTGCCCCccttcgtcctcctcctcctcctccgtcatGCCCTCCTCCCTGTCGGCCGTCAGCCAGTACAACATCCAGAACATCTCCACTGGCCCTCGAAAGAATCAGATCGAGATCAAACTTGAATCTCCTCAAAGGAGCAATTCCACCACAGCTGTGCTGAGAACAGGCAGCGTGCCCTGGTCATCCTCCTCGGCCTGTCCTACTTCGTCTTCCTCTTCATCCGGAGTGGCTACTGTCTCCAGCACCCCTCTGTCCATCGGAGGGCCGGGCTCGAGCCGCAACCAGCCGACTGTTTACATCTCTGCCAGCCCacctactgctgctactacCCCCTCTGAGGAGACGGTCGTGGCCCCACCAGGTTCCCGCTCCCAGCCCaagttttacatttctgccagtGATGAGAGTGGACCCAGAAACCCTCCTACAGTCTACATCTCAGCTAACCCTCAAATCCAGGGGCCTTCGGGAGCTAGGAACATGGGGGGGCAAGTGAGCATGGGCCCCGCCTACATTCACCACCACCCACCTAAGACTCGTCCCTCTGTGGGGGGTGGAGGCACCGCTTCTTCACCACGCGTGGTAGTGACTCAGCCCAACAccaaatatacatttaaaatcacTGTCTCCCCTAATAAACCCCCAGCCGTGTCCCCTGGAGTCGTGTCCCCAACCTTTGAGCCCAACAAGATCCTCAGCCTGCCTTCAGACCACCACTTTGTGGAGACAGAGCCCCTGCATCTGTCCGACCCGCTGTCCCCGCACAGGGAGCGGCCGAGTGAGGCGCGCAGACTCAGCATGGGTTCTGATGATGCAGCGTACACACAAG CGTTGTTGGTTCATCAGAAAGCTCGAATGGAGAGGCTGTGGCATGAGTTGgaaatgaagaagaagaagctggagaAGCTAAAAGAGGAAGTGAATGACATGGAGAATGATCTGACCAATAGAAGGCTGGAGAGATCCAACTCTGCCTCCCAAATTCCTTCT ATTGATGAAATGAAGAATCTGCGATGCAAAAACCGGTCACTGCAGATTGACATCGATCTCCTCAGCAAAGAAATTGATTACCTTCAAACAAATG GACCACACTTAAACCCCAGTGAAAGCCATAATTTTTATGAAAACATGGGATTCCTTGGTCCTGTCCCACCCAAACCCAAAG GAAGCAAGATTGTGAAGCCCACCccagagcaggaggaggatgagggcCCCCGTTGGAACTGCACAGCCTGCACCTTCCTCAACCACCCCGCCCTCAACCGCTGTGAACAGTGCGAATTCCCGCGGCACTTCTGA